From the genome of Litoribacterium kuwaitense:
TAGTTTGCATTGTCGCTATTTTAGAAAAACAATATTGCCATAATTTATTATTGGATAATAATACATTTTGACTTATAATAATAAGCACCAAGAACCGCTGGAGGCTTTTTTATGAAAAACAACAATTATTCGATACTGGATCATATTAAATTTATTATCCCCTCTCTCATTGGTGTGTTTTTATTTATGACACCAATGAAAACCGGTGATGGGTTCACGATTCCCATTGCCATTCTTGCCGGCAATGTTCAATCATTATTGGCTGATCAGCTCTCGGCCATTATGATGGTGATGATCGTCTTCACAGCTATAATGACGGTGATCGTTCGGTTTCTCGGCAAAGAAAAGCTGGACCGAACGCCTTTTTTCCAACAGCTTTTTTATGTGAATGCGTTTTGGACGCTCACAAGAGTTATTGCTGCTATCTTTGCTGTTATGGTGTTTTTCCGCATAGGACCTGAGTTTATCCATAGTGATAATACTGGTCAAATGCTTTTAGGAGATTTATTACATGTGTTATTTAGTGTCTTTTTATTTGCAGGGTTGTTTTTGCCATTACTGATGAACTTTGGCCTGTTGGAGCTGTTCGGCACATTGATGACGAGGGTTATGCGTCCTTTGTTTCGACTACCTGGTCGCGCATCGATCGATTCCTTAGCTTCTTGGGTAGGTGATGGAACCATTGGTGTATTAATTACAAGTAAGCAATATGAAAACGGCTATTACACAAAACGGGAAGCCGCTGTGATTGGAACGACTTTTTCTGTGGTCTCGATCACCTTTTCTTTAGTCATCATTTCTAAAGTGGGTCTTGAGCATATGTTCCTCCCATTTTATGGAACAGTTTTTGCGGCTGGATTGGTTGCTGCCTTGATCATGCCACGAATTCCTCCACTGTCTAAAAAAGCAGATACGTATATCAGTGAAGAGGCAGAAGGGCTTTCGGAAGACATACCAGCTGGTGACAATATTTTTTCATTCAGCTATAAAAAGGCATTAGACCGTGCCAAGCAAGAA
Proteins encoded in this window:
- a CDS encoding YjiH family protein; the protein is MKNNNYSILDHIKFIIPSLIGVFLFMTPMKTGDGFTIPIAILAGNVQSLLADQLSAIMMVMIVFTAIMTVIVRFLGKEKLDRTPFFQQLFYVNAFWTLTRVIAAIFAVMVFFRIGPEFIHSDNTGQMLLGDLLHVLFSVFLFAGLFLPLLMNFGLLELFGTLMTRVMRPLFRLPGRASIDSLASWVGDGTIGVLITSKQYENGYYTKREAAVIGTTFSVVSITFSLVIISKVGLEHMFLPFYGTVFAAGLVAALIMPRIPPLSKKADTYISEEAEGLSEDIPAGDNIFSFSYKKALDRAKQEKSVYKLVKEGGQNILDMWMAVAPIVMAFGLIALIVAETTPVFQWLGMPFVPLLELLQIPYAEEASETILVGFADMFLPSILASSIEAEITRFIIAALSVTQLIYMSEVGGLLIGSKVPVSFKDLVVIFLLRTLITLPVIALIAHIIF